A window of the Euzebya pacifica genome harbors these coding sequences:
- a CDS encoding MarR family winged helix-turn-helix transcriptional regulator — MPPTADPAVGRPPSLARRPAYLATQVSKAALRLLTDAFAEHDVRPAHFGVLATLDDLGALCQRDLCDRLDLDKSHMVGFVDDLERRGLVDRERDDADRRRYRVAISAEGRVLLAELRRVHAAAHAPLFGHLSLEQVETLADLLGSVVQRADLLRLGPADDRTAAVTADDAPTAPADVAVAP, encoded by the coding sequence ATGCCACCAACCGCCGACCCCGCCGTCGGCCGCCCGCCCTCGCTGGCGCGTCGACCCGCCTACCTCGCCACGCAGGTCTCCAAGGCCGCGCTGCGCCTGCTGACCGACGCCTTCGCCGAACACGATGTCCGCCCGGCCCACTTCGGTGTGCTCGCGACGCTGGACGACCTCGGTGCCCTCTGCCAGCGCGACCTGTGCGACCGCCTCGACCTGGACAAGAGCCATATGGTGGGGTTCGTCGACGACCTCGAACGTCGCGGGCTGGTCGACCGCGAACGCGACGACGCCGACCGACGTCGCTACCGGGTGGCGATCAGCGCCGAGGGCCGTGTCCTGCTCGCCGAGCTCCGCCGTGTCCACGCTGCTGCACACGCGCCACTGTTCGGCCACCTCTCCCTCGAGCAGGTGGAGACCCTCGCCGATCTGCTGGGCAGCGTCGTGCAGCGAGCCGACCTGCTGCGCCTGGGCCCGGCCGACGACCGCACCGCTGCCGTGACCGCCGACGACGCCCCGACCGCGCCTGCCGACGTGGCGGTGGCACCGTGA